GTGGCGGTAGCAACGTTGGGCTTCACCGCCTTTCCAGCCTTTACGGTGATCCTCGAGGGGCTGATTTTCCGCGAGCGCATCCGCGCCAATGAAGTGCTGCTGGTGGCGTTGGTCACCGTAGGGCTGGTGTTGGTCACCCCGGACTTCAACCTGGCCAGCGAAGCCACCGGCGGCCTGTTGTGGGGGATCGCCTCCGGACTGCTGTTCTCCCTGCTGTCGCTGAATAACCGCGCCAGCTCCGGGCGCATTCCTGCAGTACAGGCCGCGTTGTGCCAGAACCTGATCGTTGCGGCCTGCCTGTTGCCCGTGGCAGCGCCGGGGCTTGCCGATGTACGCGCGCTGGACTGGCTGTGGATCGGCCTGCTCGGCGTGTTCTGTACCGGACTGGCCCATAGCCTGTTTGTCGCCAGCCTCGCGGTGATCAAGGCGCGCACCGCGTCGGTGGTGTTCGCCATGGAACCGGTCTACGGCATCACGGTGGCCTGGCTTCTGTTTGCCGAAACGCCGACCTTGCGCATGCTGCTGGGCGGCGCGCTGATCATTGTCGCCATCGTGTTGTCCGGGCTGATGGGCAGCGCCAGCCAGGCCAAGCAGCCGGCGGCGGCCTGACTACGGGGTACGATCGTTGTGGCCCAGGTCGCGCTGCGGGTCGATCTGGTCGCGCACGCGCTGCTTGAGCACCTTGGCCTCCGGGAAGCCACCGTCCGCCTTGCGCTCCCAGATCTGCACATCGTCGCAGGTGATGCGAAACGCGCCGCCGGTCGAGGGCGCCAGGGACACTTTGCCCACATCGTCGGCAAACGTACTCAACAACTCTTGAGCCAGCCACGCGGCACGCAACAGCCACTGACACTGGGTGCAATAGGTGATCACGATTTCGGGTTTACGTGCAGACATAAGGTGAAAGGCTCCTGCGTGACGGCTTCGGTGGATCGAGTGGCTATAATACCGGCCTTTATCGACCAGCCTTGAGATTCATGATGCGCCGCCTGTTGTCCTGCCTGTGCCTGTGCCTGTTGCCCCTTCTCGCCAATGCCGTTGACAGCCCACGTCCTAAAATCGGCCTGGTACTGTCTGGCGGCGCGGCGCGTGGCCTGGCGCATATCGGTGTGCTCAAGGCGTTGGAAGAACAAGGCATCCAGGTCGACGCGATTGCCGGTACCAGCATGGGCGCGGTGATCGGCGGGTTGTACGCCTCGGGCTACAAGATCGACGAGCTGGAAAAACTCGCGCTGAATATCGACTGGCAACAGGCGTTGTCCGACGCACCGCCGCGGGAAGACGTGCCGTTCCGGCGCAAGCAGGACGACCGCGACTTCCTGGTCAAACAGAAACTAAGCTTTCGCGACGACGGCAGCCTCGGCCTGCCGCTGGGTGTGATCCAGGGCCAGAACCTGGCGTTGCTGCTGGAAAGCATGTTCGCCCACAGCAGCAACACGCGTAACTTCGACAAGCTGCCGATTCCGTTCCGGGCCGTGGCCACCGACATCACCACCGGCGAAAAAGTCGTGTTCAGCAAGGGCCACCTGCCCCAGGTGATACGCGCCAGCATGTCGATTCCTGCGGTGTTCGCTCCAGTGGAGCTGGACGGGCGCCTGCTGGTGGACGGCGGCATGACCGACAACATTCCGCTGGATGTGGCGCGGGAAATGGGCGTGGACATCGCCATCGTGGTGGACATCGGCACCCCGCTACGCTCGCGCAAGCAATTGGCGACCGTGGTCGATGTGCTCAACCAGTCCATCACGTTGATGACCCGGCGTAACTCCGAGGAACAGCTCAAGGCCCTGCAACCCAGGGACATCTTGATCCAACCACCGCTGGCGGCCTATGGCGTGACGGATTTCGGACGCGCCAAGGATATGATCGACGCCGGCTACCGCGCCACGCGTGCCCTTGACTTGCGCCTGGCGCATCTGCGCCCCGCCGAACCGGTAGACCCGCAACTGACCGCCGCCCGCACGCCAGGCGAGCGCACCCCGATCATTACCGCCATTGAGGTGGAAAACGACTCCAAAGTCAGCGACGACGTGATCCGCTACTACATCCGCCAGGAACTGGGCGAGCCGCTCAACCTCGGCCGCCTGCAATCGGACATGGGCACGCTGTACGGCCTGGACTACTTCGAGCAGGTGCAATACCGCGTGGTGAAAAAGGCCAAGACCAACACCCTGGTCATCACTGCGCGCGGCAAACGCAGCGGTACCGATTACCTGCGCCTGGGCTTGAACCTGTCGGATGACATGCGCGGCGACAGCGCCTTCAACCTCGGCGCCAGCTACCGGGTGAACGGCATCAACCGCCTCGGCGCCGAATGGCTCACGCGCGTGCAGATC
Above is a genomic segment from Pseudomonas sp. R5-89-07 containing:
- a CDS encoding DMT family transporter, with the translated sequence MTPRSALGALHIGALMFGLTGVFGKLAAASPAIIVFGRAAFAVIALAVFARFASQAPWRRLEWRDWRRLLVSGVLLAAHWVTFFIAVKVAGVAVATLGFTAFPAFTVILEGLIFRERIRANEVLLVALVTVGLVLVTPDFNLASEATGGLLWGIASGLLFSLLSLNNRASSGRIPAVQAALCQNLIVAACLLPVAAPGLADVRALDWLWIGLLGVFCTGLAHSLFVASLAVIKARTASVVFAMEPVYGITVAWLLFAETPTLRMLLGGALIIVAIVLSGLMGSASQAKQPAAA
- a CDS encoding SelT/SelW/SelH family protein produces the protein MSARKPEIVITYCTQCQWLLRAAWLAQELLSTFADDVGKVSLAPSTGGAFRITCDDVQIWERKADGGFPEAKVLKQRVRDQIDPQRDLGHNDRTP
- a CDS encoding patatin-like phospholipase family protein; its protein translation is MRRLLSCLCLCLLPLLANAVDSPRPKIGLVLSGGAARGLAHIGVLKALEEQGIQVDAIAGTSMGAVIGGLYASGYKIDELEKLALNIDWQQALSDAPPREDVPFRRKQDDRDFLVKQKLSFRDDGSLGLPLGVIQGQNLALLLESMFAHSSNTRNFDKLPIPFRAVATDITTGEKVVFSKGHLPQVIRASMSIPAVFAPVELDGRLLVDGGMTDNIPLDVAREMGVDIAIVVDIGTPLRSRKQLATVVDVLNQSITLMTRRNSEEQLKALQPRDILIQPPLAAYGVTDFGRAKDMIDAGYRATRALDLRLAHLRPAEPVDPQLTAARTPGERTPIITAIEVENDSKVSDDVIRYYIRQELGEPLNLGRLQSDMGTLYGLDYFEQVQYRVVKKAKTNTLVITARGKRSGTDYLRLGLNLSDDMRGDSAFNLGASYRVNGINRLGAEWLTRVQIGDRQELYSEFYQPMDTGSRYFIAPYISAQSQNVELMLDNDPISEYRLERYGFGLNVGRQIGNSGEIRFGVGEAWGKADVRIGDHDLPSVSFSEGFYELKYSFDSFDNVYFPHTGEDIALAFREFEPGLGSDQRYRQWEFKLDKAMSHGPDTLILGGRYGRTLDKSDVVISSFLLGGARQLSGFREDAISGQNVSLMRAVYYRRLTPRSYLPLDFPLYLGASVERGRAWNNDNEFDSGYINAASIFLGFDTPLGPLNFSYGFNDDNQKAVYLNLGQTF